One window from the genome of Paraconexibacter algicola encodes:
- the cobA gene encoding uroporphyrinogen-III C-methyltransferase codes for MSAAVPGTAYLVGAGPGDRGLMTVRALELLESADVVLFDKLIPADALDGCRPDAELVDVGKIGGGKQVPQEHTTALVVQHALDGRSVVRLKGGDPFVFGRGGEEAQACRAAGVPFEVVPAVTSGVAAPAYAGIPVTQRRLAPAVAFVTGHEDPAKPETQVDWPALAAFPGTLVFYMGVKQLPRISEQLIAGGRPAEQPAAIVMRGTFGDQRSLVATLGTLPQRAVEEGMRAPAITVIGDVAALGDELAWLEQARPLAGRTIAVTRARAQASALAGRLRALGATAVEAPAIRIEPLPVTVPALQEFDLVCVTSPNGAARLLESVRDARALAGPRIAAIGPGTARALRAGGIEADVVPPRSIAESLVEALREVPVTRALIARAEEARDVLPDALRERGAEVEILPLYRTVAEPLDDAARTAALDADYITFTSASSVRFFVEAVGDAALVAGCSARLASIGPVTSEALRAHGLTPHVEATQHDPDGLIAALVADAGAVAVPPQGVADPPE; via the coding sequence GTGAGCGCCGCCGTCCCCGGCACCGCCTATCTCGTCGGCGCCGGTCCCGGCGACCGCGGCCTGATGACCGTGCGGGCGCTGGAGCTGCTGGAGAGCGCGGACGTCGTCCTCTTCGACAAACTCATCCCGGCGGACGCCCTGGACGGCTGCCGTCCGGACGCGGAGCTCGTCGACGTCGGCAAGATCGGCGGCGGCAAGCAGGTGCCCCAGGAGCACACCACCGCGCTGGTGGTGCAGCACGCGCTGGACGGCCGGTCGGTCGTGCGGCTGAAGGGCGGCGACCCGTTCGTCTTCGGGCGCGGCGGCGAGGAGGCCCAGGCGTGCCGGGCGGCCGGCGTGCCGTTCGAGGTGGTGCCGGCGGTGACCTCCGGCGTGGCGGCGCCCGCCTACGCGGGCATCCCGGTCACGCAGCGGCGTCTGGCGCCGGCGGTGGCGTTCGTGACCGGGCACGAGGACCCAGCCAAGCCGGAGACGCAGGTGGACTGGCCGGCGCTGGCGGCGTTCCCGGGCACGCTCGTCTTCTACATGGGCGTCAAGCAGCTGCCGCGCATCAGCGAGCAGCTGATCGCGGGCGGCCGGCCCGCCGAGCAGCCCGCCGCGATCGTCATGCGCGGCACCTTCGGCGACCAGCGGTCGCTCGTCGCGACGCTCGGGACGCTGCCGCAGCGCGCGGTGGAGGAGGGCATGCGCGCCCCGGCGATCACGGTGATCGGGGACGTCGCGGCGCTCGGGGACGAGCTCGCGTGGCTCGAGCAGGCGCGACCGCTGGCGGGTCGCACGATCGCCGTGACGCGCGCCCGCGCGCAGGCCAGCGCCCTGGCGGGTCGGCTGCGGGCGCTGGGCGCGACGGCGGTCGAGGCGCCCGCGATCCGGATCGAGCCGCTGCCGGTGACGGTGCCGGCGCTGCAGGAGTTCGACCTCGTCTGCGTGACGAGTCCCAACGGCGCGGCGCGGCTGCTGGAGAGCGTGCGGGACGCGCGCGCCCTGGCGGGCCCGCGGATCGCGGCGATCGGACCGGGGACCGCGCGGGCGCTACGCGCCGGCGGGATCGAGGCGGACGTCGTGCCGCCGCGGTCGATCGCCGAGTCGCTCGTGGAGGCGTTGCGCGAGGTGCCGGTCACGCGCGCGCTGATCGCGCGGGCGGAGGAGGCGCGGGACGTCCTGCCGGACGCGCTGCGCGAGCGCGGGGCGGAGGTCGAGATCCTGCCGCTGTACCGCACGGTCGCCGAGCCGCTGGACGACGCTGCGCGGACGGCCGCGCTGGACGCCGACTACATCACCTTCACGAGCGCGAGCAGCGTGCGGTTCTTCGTCGAGGCGGTCGGGGATGCCGCGCTCGTGGCGGGCTGCAGCGCGCGGCTGGCGTCGATCGGCCCGGTCACGTCGGAGGCGCTGCGGGCGCACGGGCTGACGCCGCACGTCGAGGCGACGCAGCACGATCCGGACGGGCTGATCGCGGCGCTCGTCGCGGATGCAGGCGCCGTTGCCGTTCCACCGCAGGGTGTCGCAGATCCCCCCGAATAA